A genomic region of Pelodiscus sinensis isolate JC-2024 chromosome 17, ASM4963464v1, whole genome shotgun sequence contains the following coding sequences:
- the ZMAT2 gene encoding zinc finger matrin-type protein 2: MASGSGTKNLDFRRKWDKDEYEKLAEKRLTEEREKKDGKPVQPVKRELLRHRDYKVDLESKLGKTIVITKTTPQSEMGGYYCNVCDCVVKDSINFLDHINGKKHQRNLGMSMRVERSTLDQVKKRFEVNKKKMEEKQKDYDFEERMKELREEEEKAKAYKKEKQREKKRRAEEDLTFEEDDEMAAVMGFSGFGSTKKTH, from the exons ACTAAAAACCTGGACTTCCGTCGGAAGTGGGATAAAGATGAATATGAGAAACTTGCAGAGAAACGGCTCacggaagagagagagaagaaagatg GCAAACCAGTTCAGCCTGTCAAAAGGGAGCTTCTGCGGCACCGAGACTATAAGGTGGATCTGGAATCTAAGCTGGGGAAAACCATCGTCATCACCAAAACTACCCCTCAGTCAGAGATGGGAGG ATATTACTGCAATGTGTGTGACTGTGTGGTGAAAGACTCCATCAACTTCTTGGACCATATCAATGGCAAAAAGC ATCAGAGGAACCTGGGCATGTCCATGCGGGTGGAGCGCTCCACGCTGGACCAGGTGAAGAAACGCTTTGAAGTGAACAAGAAGAAGATGGAGGAGAAGCAAAAGGACTATGACTTCGAGGAGAGGATGAAGGAGCTTCGCGAGGAG GAGGAAAAGGCCAAAGCCTATAAGAAggaaaaacagagagagaagaaGAGGAGGGCGGAGGAAGACTTGACATTTGAAGAGGACGATGAAATGGCAGCTGTGATGGGTTTCTCTGGCTTCGGCTCAACCAAGAAGACTCACTGA